A single genomic interval of Candidatus Edwardsbacteria bacterium harbors:
- the smpB gene encoding SsrA-binding protein SmpB has product MIESILNKKARYDYEIIDRLETGIVLRGTEVKSIRQGQANLKDSFAMVKGRELFLFNMHVSPYDHGNRYNLEATRPRKLLLHREQIRKLTAQQKEKNLSLIPLSLYFKKGKVKIDLALAKGKKQYDRREDIKKRDVDREMRGTNKGRFRG; this is encoded by the coding sequence ATGATTGAAAGCATATTAAATAAAAAGGCCCGGTATGATTACGAGATAATCGACCGGCTGGAAACCGGGATCGTTCTGCGGGGCACCGAGGTCAAGTCCATCCGCCAGGGACAGGCCAACCTCAAGGATAGTTTTGCTATGGTTAAGGGCCGGGAGCTGTTTCTGTTCAATATGCATGTTTCACCCTATGATCACGGCAACCGCTACAATCTGGAGGCCACCCGCCCCAGAAAGCTGCTGCTCCACCGGGAGCAGATCCGGAAATTGACCGCCCAGCAAAAAGAGAAGAACCTGTCTCTGATCCCGTTGTCGCTGTATTTTAAAAAGGGAAAGGTGAAGATCGATCTGGCTCTGGCCAAAGGCAAGAAACAGTATGACCGGCGGGAGGACATCAAGAAACGGGACGTGGACCGGGAGATGCGGGGCACCAACAAGGGGAGGTTCCGAGGATAG
- a CDS encoding DNA gyrase subunit A, with translation TEIYTAAEEKFSIEDLIVDEEMVITISHAGYIKRLSATAYKRQGRGGKGVTGMKTKDEDFVEGMFIASTHHYILFFTDKGRCYWLKVYEVPEGGRATKGRQISNILELKADEKIAAYIAVKEFDDQHFVVMATSSGVIKKTALSVFSNPRKAGIIAASVDDKDYLIEAKLTDGTEDVILVTRQGQACRFHESDVRSMGRTAGGVRGITLEKKDYVIGMVVVKREGSLLTICDRGYGKRSDIADYRVTRRGGKGVISMKLTDKTGELVAVKEVVDSDELMIISTEGQVIRLTLKNVRVMGRATQGVRLINLDGKDKVVDVARLAAKDDEENGTDNGIVEEVTEE, from the coding sequence CACCGAGATCTACACCGCCGCCGAGGAGAAATTCTCCATCGAGGACCTGATAGTCGATGAGGAGATGGTTATTACCATCAGCCATGCCGGGTATATCAAACGCCTTTCGGCGACGGCCTACAAGCGGCAGGGCCGGGGCGGCAAGGGGGTGACCGGCATGAAGACCAAGGACGAGGATTTCGTGGAGGGGATGTTCATCGCCTCCACCCACCATTACATCCTGTTCTTCACCGACAAGGGCCGTTGTTACTGGCTGAAGGTATACGAGGTTCCCGAGGGAGGCCGGGCCACCAAGGGCCGGCAGATCAGCAACATTCTGGAATTAAAGGCCGACGAGAAGATCGCCGCTTATATCGCGGTCAAGGAATTCGACGACCAGCATTTCGTGGTGATGGCCACCAGCAGCGGGGTAATCAAAAAGACCGCCCTGTCGGTATTTTCCAATCCCCGCAAGGCCGGCATCATCGCCGCCTCGGTGGACGACAAGGATTATCTGATAGAGGCCAAGCTGACCGACGGGACCGAGGACGTCATCCTGGTCACCCGCCAGGGGCAGGCCTGCCGCTTCCATGAGTCGGACGTTCGCTCCATGGGCCGGACCGCCGGCGGGGTCAGGGGCATCACTCTGGAGAAGAAGGATTACGTGATCGGGATGGTGGTGGTCAAGCGGGAGGGCAGCCTACTGACCATCTGCGACCGGGGCTACGGCAAACGCAGCGATATCGCCGATTACCGGGTGACCCGGCGGGGCGGCAAGGGGGTCATCAGCATGAAGCTCACCGACAAGACCGGCGAACTGGTGGCGGTCAAGGAGGTGGTGGACAGCGACGAGCTGATGATCATCTCGACCGAGGGCCAGGTAATAAGACTGACTCTTAAAAACGTCAGGGTGATGGGCCGGGCCACCCAGGGGGTGCGCCTGATCAATCTGGACGGCAAGGACAAGGTGGTGGATGTGGCCCGTCTGGCAGCCAAGGATGACGAGGAGAACGGAACCGATAACGGAATTGTTGAAGAAGTAACCGAGGAATAA
- a CDS encoding DUF2007 domain-containing protein, with protein MTPFCPNCRTEYRQGFKSCSDCGSDLAETLPPEADNQEEVNSDLVAVCDAPDQMSALALSSFLNDSGIRAVIKSEQIPMYDGVAMMLFPRWGRVMVLEHQYEKARVLIDEYMAGEALAEEEPPPA; from the coding sequence ATGACGCCTTTCTGCCCCAATTGCCGGACTGAATACCGCCAAGGGTTCAAGAGCTGTTCTGATTGCGGATCCGACCTGGCGGAAACCCTGCCGCCTGAGGCCGACAATCAGGAGGAGGTCAATTCGGACCTGGTGGCGGTTTGCGATGCTCCGGACCAGATGTCAGCTCTGGCCCTGTCGTCCTTTTTGAATGACAGCGGCATTCGGGCCGTCATTAAATCGGAGCAGATCCCCATGTATGACGGGGTGGCCATGATGCTGTTTCCCCGCTGGGGCCGGGTGATGGTTTTGGAGCACCAATATGAAAAAGCCAGGGTGCTGATAGATGAATATATGGCCGGAGAAGCCCTGGCCGAAGAGGAACCGCCGCCAGCATAG
- a CDS encoding rhomboid family intramembrane serine protease — protein MIPLKDDIPSSRFPVVNTILIALNGLVFFYEVGLGHEVSQFIQRFGMIPANLMNQGFGGWGNIFSSMFIHGGWEHIIGNMLYLFIFGDNVEDALGHFRYLLFYLLCGIAAAWGHILFNPHSIIPTVGASGAVAGVLGAYLLLYPRARVLTVIPIGIFIRIIKVPAVLVLGFWIVLQLLFGLISLPLPGEQSGGIAWFAHIGGFFTGMLLASPFIRRRNKGSFV, from the coding sequence ATGATACCCCTAAAGGATGACATACCATCATCCCGTTTTCCGGTGGTCAACACCATCCTGATCGCTTTGAACGGCCTGGTGTTTTTCTATGAGGTCGGCTTGGGTCACGAGGTTTCGCAATTCATCCAGCGCTTCGGGATGATCCCGGCCAACCTGATGAACCAGGGGTTCGGAGGCTGGGGAAACATCTTTTCATCCATGTTTATCCACGGCGGCTGGGAGCATATCATCGGCAATATGCTGTACCTTTTCATCTTCGGCGACAACGTGGAGGATGCTTTGGGGCACTTCCGGTATCTGCTCTTTTATCTGCTGTGCGGCATAGCCGCTGCCTGGGGGCATATATTGTTCAATCCCCATTCGATCATCCCCACCGTGGGGGCCTCCGGGGCGGTAGCCGGGGTGCTGGGGGCCTATCTGCTACTGTATCCCAGGGCCAGGGTGCTGACGGTGATCCCCATCGGAATATTCATCCGAATAATTAAGGTCCCGGCCGTGCTGGTGTTGGGGTTCTGGATAGTGCTGCAACTGTTGTTCGGGCTGATCAGCCTGCCCCTGCCGGGCGAGCAGTCCGGAGGGATCGCCTGGTTCGCCCATATCGGGGGTTTCTTTACCGGGATGCTGCTGGCCAGCCCGTTTATCCGCCGGAGAAATAAAGGGTCATTTGTTTAA
- a CDS encoding glycosyltransferase family 2 protein: protein MTKTPKISIIIVTWNSGNEILTCLDSVYAQNYVSCEVIVIDNASEDNTVDLINNYGRNILLISNTRNLGFAQATNQGLDRAAGNYILLLNPDTILQPDSLKILESFMDSNPTVGALGPQLLNADDTIQPSCREFPRPVHFIWEFTGLARLFPGHPVFGSWRMGYFDHQSQREVDQPMGACLLVRKATVDQIGPMDSKRFPMFLNEVDWCFRLKRAGWKIFFLPQSRLTHLQGVSIKKARLAMTVSSHRSLAAFFDKHYPGRLSTCLVKSLLLTTLPFRLLFQALSKSEKRRSK, encoded by the coding sequence ATGACCAAAACACCGAAAATCTCCATCATCATAGTCACCTGGAACAGCGGTAACGAGATCCTCACCTGCCTGGATTCGGTCTATGCCCAAAACTATGTTTCTTGCGAAGTGATCGTCATCGACAATGCTTCTGAGGATAACACTGTTGATCTAATAAATAATTATGGGAGAAACATTCTCCTTATCTCCAATACCCGCAACCTGGGTTTCGCCCAGGCCACTAATCAGGGGCTGGACAGGGCCGCCGGGAATTATATTCTCCTATTAAATCCCGATACCATTCTCCAGCCAGATTCCTTAAAAATATTGGAATCCTTCATGGACTCCAATCCTACGGTTGGAGCATTGGGCCCCCAATTGCTGAACGCCGACGATACCATCCAGCCCTCCTGTCGGGAGTTTCCCCGGCCGGTTCATTTTATCTGGGAATTCACCGGCCTGGCCAGACTTTTTCCCGGCCATCCAGTTTTCGGCTCCTGGCGAATGGGATATTTTGACCACCAAAGCCAGCGGGAGGTGGACCAGCCGATGGGAGCCTGTTTGTTGGTTCGCAAAGCGACCGTCGATCAGATCGGGCCGATGGACAGCAAAAGATTCCCCATGTTTCTCAATGAGGTGGATTGGTGCTTCAGGCTCAAGCGAGCCGGATGGAAAATATTTTTCCTTCCCCAGTCCAGGCTGACCCACCTGCAGGGGGTCAGCATAAAAAAGGCCCGGCTGGCCATGACCGTTTCCTCCCACCGCAGCCTGGCCGCTTTCTTCGACAAGCACTACCCTGGCAGATTATCAACTTGCCTGGTAAAATCACTGCTGTTGACCACTCTGCCCTTCAGATTGTTGTTTCAGGCATTATCTAAATCCGAAAAACGTAGGTCTAAATAA
- a CDS encoding creatininase family protein: MEYRLEKLNWKQFKKMVPEKTDIVLLPVGTIEAHGPGALGTDAIIPGYLAERLSRSLNAMVAPAINYGVTNSLIGFPGSLTVSPQTLKAYVREVAFSLADAGFKKIIVLNGHGGNIDSLDDLGAGLWKEKKAGCLVINWWMAAEEASAKYFDGSGHAGADELAALMAIDPSLVSKSDYRREEAGHRFQGISMHPFYRSMILNQPGKGYPVFNTVRAKKYMEAVVMRLTSDIKQILAGWEKII, translated from the coding sequence ATGGAATACCGATTGGAAAAACTGAACTGGAAGCAGTTCAAAAAGATGGTGCCCGAAAAGACCGACATCGTTCTGCTGCCGGTGGGGACCATCGAGGCCCACGGGCCCGGGGCCTTGGGCACCGATGCCATAATCCCCGGCTACTTGGCCGAGCGGCTTTCCCGGTCGCTTAACGCCATGGTGGCCCCGGCCATCAACTACGGCGTTACCAATTCCCTGATCGGCTTCCCGGGGTCGCTGACCGTCAGCCCCCAGACCCTCAAGGCCTATGTCAGGGAGGTGGCTTTCAGCCTGGCCGACGCCGGTTTCAAAAAGATCATCGTGCTCAACGGCCATGGCGGAAACATCGACAGTCTGGACGATCTGGGGGCCGGACTGTGGAAGGAGAAGAAGGCCGGGTGCCTGGTGATCAACTGGTGGATGGCGGCCGAAGAGGCGTCGGCCAAATATTTCGACGGCTCCGGCCATGCCGGGGCGGACGAGCTGGCGGCCCTGATGGCCATAGACCCCTCGTTGGTCTCAAAATCAGACTACCGCCGGGAGGAGGCCGGGCATCGTTTCCAAGGCATCAGCATGCATCCTTTCTACCGGAGCATGATATTGAACCAGCCGGGGAAGGGCTATCCGGTATTCAATACCGTCCGGGCCAAGAAATATATGGAGGCGGTGGTGATGAGATTAACCTCGGACATTAAACAGATATTGGCCGGCTGGGAGAAGATCATCTGA
- a CDS encoding radical SAM protein — protein MYRHLYSRRIKGIQEERLLYPRTVAIEGTSACNSACIMCGHKNMKRAQGVMSLELYKRVLEQLQDWPIENLLLSGFGEPLLDPHLEERISLAKSKGFGNIGLVSNASLLSPEKAARLISAGLDQMHISLDGASPETYHRLRPGLDYSKVVENIDHILSLSPRPKIYIQVVTLSDNEKEITELRRLWEHKADRLIFRQAQDWAGQVPLPDREHSPHLMEQNFWPPCRYLWDQLNIYWDGTVPVCCLDYEARQMIGNVETDNLAGIWQGAVLGDLRQKHNAGQRDQISLCRHCRYFSVWW, from the coding sequence TTGTACCGGCACCTCTATTCCCGGCGGATAAAAGGGATACAGGAAGAAAGACTGCTCTATCCCCGGACGGTTGCCATAGAAGGCACCAGCGCCTGCAATTCGGCCTGCATCATGTGCGGCCACAAGAATATGAAACGGGCCCAGGGGGTTATGTCGTTGGAGCTGTATAAGAGGGTTTTGGAGCAGCTGCAGGATTGGCCCATCGAGAATCTTCTGCTATCCGGCTTCGGGGAACCACTGCTGGATCCCCATTTGGAAGAACGCATATCCCTGGCAAAATCAAAAGGCTTTGGGAATATCGGCCTGGTCAGTAATGCCTCCTTGCTCTCCCCGGAAAAAGCCGCCCGGCTGATCTCGGCCGGGCTGGACCAGATGCATATCAGCCTTGATGGAGCTTCTCCGGAAACTTACCATAGACTGCGCCCCGGGCTCGATTATAGTAAAGTGGTGGAAAATATCGACCATATCTTGTCGCTTTCACCCCGGCCCAAGATCTATATCCAGGTGGTTACCCTTAGCGATAATGAAAAAGAGATAACAGAACTTCGGCGTTTATGGGAACACAAAGCTGATCGCCTTATTTTCCGGCAGGCCCAGGACTGGGCCGGCCAGGTGCCCCTCCCAGACAGGGAACACAGCCCGCACCTTATGGAGCAGAACTTTTGGCCGCCCTGCCGTTACCTCTGGGACCAACTGAACATCTACTGGGACGGCACAGTGCCGGTCTGCTGCCTGGATTACGAAGCCCGGCAAATGATAGGAAATGTCGAAACAGACAATTTGGCCGGGATCTGGCAGGGAGCTGTTTTGGGCGACCTGCGGCAAAAACATAATGCCGGCCAAAGGGATCAGATATCCCTCTGCCGGCACTGCCGTTATTTTTCGGTCTGGTGGTGA
- a CDS encoding VWA domain-containing protein yields MKLILIILITALSFWSLISEKNRIGFKQWVAFAGLRSVAIILFALVLWGVPLGLNIFTKQENNIALVVDASRSMAQRDGGPTSRFDRAMDLLGKIPSQQSIKIYIYDKNGLSEAEPGTPVEHSDNTDLIKMINAAVSLKPKAVVLFSDGNHNAAGNPPVEFSGGDVPIYTIGIGPEADNQYPSISRINSPEEISPGQKASIELQLDNVKDKGKIVLIDNRGRTLQQAEYSSGKKTITLEATTSALGLSRYTVNMLSGGDTIDRKNVVINVKKDRITVLYLSGNPGWDLRFMLQAAANAKNIEIDPYLWKNNSWAGIGNQEQNQQYLGDKIKTADVIILQDIKGNILDSGLEGDIAARVQNGGCGLLIMGLDWLWAFRSRQLYAIAPIMPSSNSGSTEGTISLTKYFLTSAMFDQSMTEQIAKRIVKYPPLNIRGKVKQLATDAVLLGSIENKKENIPFLGRRYFGRGRVMQITASSLWPWKMTAQGILGDSLIYSALITGSFHWLAGMEDQNITLSTDRSFYYPNEKIIFQGTMPAENSRAQGLEWSVEIRGRNGVRQKRRMSHWGSGRYIFDAGTMPPGEYSYESLLSSDGKKLTELSGRFWVEPFTYQEKERFQNRELLREISRVTQGRYWDIDSLAGNNDWLDQVKPQPAAGEKTQAPWLFLLIMALLLAGEWYWRRRSGLS; encoded by the coding sequence ATGAAATTAATCCTGATAATCCTCATAACGGCCCTGTCCTTTTGGTCGCTGATAAGCGAAAAGAATCGGATCGGCTTTAAGCAATGGGTGGCATTTGCCGGACTACGGTCTGTGGCAATCATTTTATTTGCCTTGGTGCTTTGGGGAGTTCCGCTTGGCCTGAATATTTTTACCAAGCAAGAAAACAACATAGCCCTGGTAGTGGATGCCAGCAGAAGCATGGCCCAACGTGACGGCGGGCCGACCAGTCGTTTTGACAGGGCGATGGACCTTCTGGGAAAAATACCCTCCCAACAGAGTATAAAAATATATATTTATGACAAGAACGGCTTGAGTGAGGCCGAGCCTGGCACGCCGGTTGAGCATTCCGACAATACCGATTTGATAAAGATGATCAACGCGGCTGTTTCCTTAAAGCCGAAAGCGGTGGTGCTTTTCTCGGACGGCAATCATAACGCGGCAGGAAACCCGCCGGTCGAGTTCTCCGGCGGGGATGTTCCGATATACACCATTGGCATCGGCCCGGAGGCTGATAATCAATATCCCTCGATCTCCCGGATAAATTCACCAGAGGAGATCTCACCGGGGCAAAAAGCTTCAATAGAGCTGCAGCTGGACAATGTCAAGGACAAGGGAAAGATAGTCTTAATCGATAACCGGGGAAGAACCCTGCAACAGGCGGAATACTCTTCCGGTAAAAAAACAATCACTCTGGAGGCGACTACTTCTGCTTTGGGACTAAGTCGTTATACGGTGAATATGCTGTCCGGGGGCGATACCATCGACCGAAAAAATGTGGTAATAAACGTAAAAAAAGACCGGATTACTGTTCTCTACTTGTCAGGCAATCCGGGATGGGACCTGCGGTTCATGCTTCAGGCGGCGGCCAATGCCAAAAATATCGAAATAGATCCCTATCTTTGGAAAAATAACAGCTGGGCAGGCATTGGCAACCAAGAGCAAAACCAGCAGTATCTGGGTGATAAAATAAAAACCGCCGATGTGATCATTCTGCAGGACATCAAAGGAAACATATTGGACAGCGGCTTGGAGGGCGATATCGCCGCCCGGGTGCAGAATGGAGGGTGCGGACTTTTGATAATGGGTCTGGATTGGCTCTGGGCGTTTCGCAGCCGCCAACTGTATGCTATTGCACCTATAATGCCTTCGTCCAATAGCGGAAGCACCGAAGGAACGATTTCGCTGACGAAATATTTCTTGACTTCCGCCATGTTCGATCAGTCCATGACCGAACAGATCGCTAAACGGATTGTAAAATATCCTCCATTGAACATAAGGGGGAAAGTCAAACAGTTAGCTACCGATGCGGTACTATTGGGAAGTATTGAAAATAAGAAAGAGAACATCCCCTTTTTGGGCCGTCGCTATTTCGGCCGGGGACGCGTAATGCAGATAACGGCATCATCACTGTGGCCATGGAAAATGACCGCCCAGGGGATACTGGGAGACAGCCTGATCTATTCCGCGTTGATCACCGGGAGCTTTCACTGGCTGGCCGGGATGGAGGATCAGAACATAACCCTATCCACCGATCGAAGCTTTTATTATCCCAACGAAAAGATCATTTTCCAGGGAACCATGCCGGCGGAAAACAGCCGGGCCCAGGGCCTGGAGTGGTCAGTTGAGATCAGAGGGAGAAATGGTGTTCGGCAAAAACGGAGAATGTCACATTGGGGATCGGGGCGCTATATATTCGATGCCGGGACCATGCCGCCGGGCGAGTACAGTTATGAATCGCTCCTTTCATCTGACGGCAAAAAACTAACCGAACTTTCCGGCAGGTTCTGGGTGGAGCCCTTCACTTATCAGGAAAAGGAGCGTTTCCAGAACCGGGAGTTGTTAAGGGAGATATCCCGGGTTACCCAGGGCAGATATTGGGATATAGATTCTTTGGCCGGCAATAATGACTGGCTGGATCAGGTCAAACCGCAACCGGCGGCGGGAGAAAAGACCCAGGCCCCCTGGCTGTTTCTGCTGATCATGGCCCTTCTGCTGGCCGGGGAATGGTACTGGCGGCGGCGCTCCGGCTTAAGCTGA
- a CDS encoding glycosyltransferase family 4 protein, with amino-acid sequence MKRLLVLSYYFPPMGMSGVQRTLKFVKYLPQFGWQPVVLTIKPRGSYGYDPALLEEIPDTEIVRTFSFDPLYLSPSKHRPSAVARRGMISGLNRFFIPDNKLGWIPFAVNRGLSIAKEQSIDAIYSTAPPFSSHLAALALKRKLNKPLVCDFRDAWTQNPQAAYASPLHKKLDCFLEKKVLKNADRVVAINQEIVDSFGSMHPEISSDKFKVLPQGFDPADFESVAPIKQSKFTIVYTGTFVEKRSPQPLLNALKIIRDLHPEIFSNIQVIFAGTFRQQDKDMVRLAGMEQIVEFKGYVPHKESIALLKSADLLWLVIHPSEGNTVATGKLYEYLGAQKPILASTPEGGAAAGLINRTKTGKVFSLSDSISAKGYIVELYNNKEMGPGLISAGSVYTASYDRRIIANHLSDELDRLVAK; translated from the coding sequence ATGAAACGCCTGCTGGTTTTGAGTTATTACTTCCCGCCCATGGGTATGAGCGGTGTACAGCGGACCCTCAAGTTCGTCAAATATCTGCCGCAGTTCGGATGGCAGCCGGTGGTGCTGACCATCAAACCCCGCGGCAGCTATGGCTACGACCCGGCGTTGCTGGAGGAGATCCCCGACACCGAGATCGTACGCACCTTCTCTTTTGACCCGCTTTATCTATCACCATCAAAACATAGGCCTTCAGCTGTTGCCCGGCGCGGTATGATATCGGGCTTGAACAGATTCTTTATTCCCGACAATAAACTGGGCTGGATCCCCTTCGCAGTAAACCGGGGATTGTCCATTGCAAAAGAGCAGAGCATTGACGCCATCTATTCCACCGCCCCGCCCTTCTCCTCGCATCTGGCCGCCCTGGCCCTGAAACGAAAACTGAACAAACCACTGGTCTGCGACTTCCGCGATGCCTGGACCCAAAACCCCCAGGCGGCATACGCCAGCCCCCTGCACAAAAAGCTCGACTGTTTTTTGGAAAAAAAGGTGCTTAAAAATGCTGACAGGGTCGTGGCCATAAATCAGGAGATCGTTGATTCCTTTGGGAGTATGCATCCAGAGATAAGTTCCGATAAATTCAAGGTTTTGCCCCAGGGGTTCGACCCGGCCGATTTCGAAAGCGTTGCCCCGATAAAACAATCCAAATTCACCATCGTCTATACCGGAACTTTCGTGGAGAAGCGCTCCCCCCAACCTTTGTTGAACGCCCTGAAGATCATCCGCGACTTGCATCCCGAGATTTTCAGCAATATTCAGGTTATCTTCGCCGGCACCTTTCGCCAGCAAGATAAAGATATGGTTCGCTTGGCCGGAATGGAACAGATCGTGGAGTTTAAGGGTTATGTTCCGCATAAAGAGAGCATCGCTCTCCTCAAAAGCGCTGATCTTCTCTGGTTGGTAATACATCCCTCCGAGGGGAACACCGTGGCCACCGGAAAACTTTATGAATACCTGGGGGCCCAAAAACCCATCCTGGCCAGTACTCCCGAAGGCGGGGCTGCCGCGGGGTTGATCAACCGGACAAAAACAGGCAAGGTGTTTTCTTTGTCTGACAGCATATCAGCCAAAGGTTATATCGTGGAACTTTATAATAACAAAGAGATGGGGCCGGGTTTGATTTCTGCTGGCAGCGTCTACACGGCTTCATATGACCGCAGAATTATTGCCAATCACCTTTCGGATGAACTCGACAGATTGGTTGCTAAATGA
- a CDS encoding diguanylate cyclase, translated as MAEILIVDQDRLFALTLIHVLSGHHHQSVLASDEKEVVNIIRGRNIDLILMDAELASRKNLHLLKHLRQANPDIPVVLSISKKVDKDDREQLRSGLYDYINKPFGHEELLLAVERGLERRRLQNENRQLLGDLKQRIRELSTFNTIAKTLNSTLNLKEVLDIVMGKVKELIKAEAWSILMLDEKTNELVFEVATGEKGQQVKEMRLGMGQGVAGWVAQNQRPVIVPDTAQDQRFFKGLDQKTGFRTRSIIATPLVSRGRLIGVVEIINKLGDASFDQKDLDLLQTLTDHAAIAIENARLYEKARRLAITDDLTGLFNSRHCDMFLKKALDEAVKKEKPLSLIFIDLDHLKEVDDTYGHLMGGHALKEVADRIAGEVNPPDMASRYGGDEYVIILPDKNSRQAMELAESIRKKIEAEPFLTDHKLSCRITASIGIANYPEQAGSADELFSKADQAMYQVKESGKNRVKLADK; from the coding sequence ATGGCGGAGATACTGATCGTTGACCAGGACCGGCTCTTTGCCCTGACCCTGATTCATGTCCTGAGCGGCCATCACCACCAGTCGGTGCTGGCCTCCGACGAAAAGGAAGTGGTGAACATCATCCGGGGCCGCAACATCGACCTGATCCTGATGGATGCCGAGCTGGCCAGCCGGAAGAACCTCCATCTGCTTAAGCATTTAAGACAGGCCAACCCCGATATCCCGGTGGTGCTTTCGATATCCAAGAAGGTTGACAAGGACGACAGAGAGCAACTCCGGAGCGGGCTATACGACTATATCAACAAACCGTTCGGGCACGAGGAACTGCTGCTGGCGGTGGAACGGGGCCTGGAAAGGCGGCGCCTCCAGAACGAGAATCGCCAGCTGCTGGGGGACCTCAAACAGCGGATCCGGGAACTGTCCACCTTCAATACCATAGCCAAAACGCTCAACTCCACCCTCAATCTCAAAGAGGTGCTGGATATTGTGATGGGCAAGGTCAAAGAGCTTATCAAGGCCGAGGCCTGGTCCATTTTGATGCTGGATGAGAAGACCAACGAGCTGGTGTTCGAGGTGGCCACCGGGGAGAAGGGGCAGCAGGTGAAGGAGATGAGGCTGGGCATGGGACAGGGGGTGGCCGGCTGGGTGGCTCAGAACCAACGGCCGGTGATCGTGCCGGATACCGCCCAGGATCAGCGTTTCTTCAAGGGGCTGGACCAGAAGACAGGGTTCCGCACCAGATCCATCATCGCCACTCCCCTGGTGTCGCGGGGCCGGCTGATCGGAGTGGTGGAGATAATAAATAAGCTGGGCGACGCTTCTTTTGACCAGAAGGATCTGGATCTGCTGCAAACCCTGACCGATCATGCCGCCATAGCCATAGAGAACGCCCGGCTGTACGAGAAGGCCCGGAGGCTGGCCATCACCGACGACCTGACCGGACTGTTCAATTCCCGGCACTGCGACATGTTCCTGAAGAAGGCCTTGGACGAGGCGGTCAAAAAAGAAAAGCCGCTGTCCCTGATATTCATCGACCTGGATCACTTGAAGGAGGTGGACGATACTTACGGCCATCTGATGGGCGGGCACGCCCTGAAGGAGGTGGCCGACAGGATAGCCGGGGAGGTCAACCCGCCGGATATGGCCTCGCGCTACGGCGGCGACGAGTACGTGATCATTCTGCCCGATAAGAACTCCCGGCAGGCCATGGAGCTGGCCGAGAGCATCAGAAAAAAGATCGAGGCCGAGCCGTTTCTGACCGATCACAAACTGTCGTGCCGGATAACGGCCAGCATCGGCATTGCCAACTACCCGGAACAGGCCGGAAGCGCCGACGAGCTGTTCTCCAAGGCCGACCAGGCCATGTACCAGGTCAAGGAATCGGGAAAGAACCGGGTCAAATTAGCCGATAAATAA
- a CDS encoding PAS domain-containing protein: MNNFDYFKQFCGAVTVCDRDGIILYMNDKAVGTFAKYGGRDLIGQNLLDCHPEPARAKLKTMMNEQSTNIYTIEKNGVKKLIHQSPWFKDGEYRGFVELSLDIPFDLPHHARK, from the coding sequence ATGAATAATTTCGATTATTTTAAACAATTCTGCGGGGCGGTAACGGTCTGCGACCGGGATGGCATCATCCTTTACATGAACGATAAGGCCGTTGGCACTTTTGCCAAATACGGCGGAAGGGACCTGATAGGTCAGAACCTTTTGGACTGCCATCCCGAACCGGCCAGGGCCAAGCTAAAGACGATGATGAATGAACAAAGCACCAATATCTACACCATCGAGAAGAACGGGGTGAAAAAACTGATCCACCAAAGCCCCTGGTTCAAGGATGGTGAATACCGGGGATTTGTGGAATTGTCCCTGGATATCCCCTTTGACCTGCCGCACCATGCAAGAAAATGA